cttgggcttcttcgCCTTGGAGTGTCCcttctcctcaccaccatcctcaacagcctTGCGCTTTGTCTTGGTCTTGACGCTCACCGTTGTCCCTGACTTGCCGCTCTTGGCCGCCTTGAGCACCTGTTTCTCGGCATCCCTCCAGACTGTCTCGTCGTCTTCAATCTCATACCTTATGACAAGCATATTAGCAAACTGCAACCACCGACCGTTCATTGGAAAATAACACTCACTGATCCAAAGGCAAAGAATCaatcatctccctctgcctcttcctcagctccGCAGCAGCCTCgtcccccgcctcctccaactcatCCTCCAAGCTCGTCTCCAACGGCACAAACTTgttgtccaccacctcatcatcatgcacACCCGAAGCATTCTCCCTGCTCACCCCGAGCCTGCCCTGATCCGGCATCTCAGCCTCAATCGCCCCCGACACCACCGAGCTCAAATGCGACACAATCTTCCTCATAATCTTGATGAAAATCGCCAGCAGCTGACTCGCCGGCAGGTTCAACTCATCcgccaccacatccacctccttcctctgcAAACCAACCGCCAGCAAAATCGCCTGCTGCAGCCCACTGAGCTTGACATCCTTCAACTTGCCGTTGAAGAACAAGTGGGCGATAGTAGGAACAAGATCCAGCACAACGTGGTAATCAAGCAACCCGTTCGAATACGACTCCAACCTCTTGTGGTCAAAAGGAGTGAGCACGTTGTCCAACTCGGCCTTGCTCAACTCCCCAGCCTTGGCTGACGGGTCCAACTCGGCACCCGCATGCGCGCTCTCCTCAATCGTCAACGCCAAGATGGAGGGGAACTCCCTAAACTTGTAACTCAACAGCGACAAAAACCTCTTGTGGAAGTCATTCGCAAAAGCCCCCAGCCAAGTCGAGTCATTGCTGTCCTGCAACGGCCTGAGCATGACACACGTGTGCTCACCCGTCAAGTCATTCGCCGTTTGCCTCAGGTAAACCGGAGCAAACTGTGACCTCTTCCAGAACTTGTGCAGCGGCTGCGTCAAACCGTAGCTCACACCGACATAGTCCAGTTTTTCCGGTCTCCTCTCTGCCAGTTTGGCGAACAGGGGAGGGAGCTCAGACATGTCTCTGACTTTGATGTCATCGAACAGACTGCCTCTCTCCAGCTCGGCACCCGTGACTCTTGGGGCGGCTTGGGCCATGGTcacatcgtcatcctcggaCAGGTTGGCGAACTTGCCCTCGTAGTAGTTgaccaacaactccaaagCCTTGGAGCCATAGCCCATGGAGACGTagtcggggttggtggcgATACGGACAACGCGGGCGCCGGAGAGAGAGGCGAACTCGTCATCTTGGAATTGTTGGGAGACCAGCCAGGGGATCAAATCACCGGCTGGCTGTGACCCTCTGGCCAAGCTGTTGAGGATGCTCTGTCTGCTGATTTTACCTTCCAGAGACACCTGGATGACGCACAGTGGTTCTGGCAGTCTCCCTTCCGAGATGGGTCCGGTAAGCACGAAAAGCTCGTGGGCGGGCGCATCAGACATGAGCTGAAGATCATTGGGTGAGTTCTTGTAGTGGGAAGCGACATAGAGCGCGACCATTTGCTGAAGGAAACGCTCTGAGACTGGGTGAAAAGAGAAGAGTGTGTCGCGATTGACGTGGAGGAGCTCACACTGAGAAGGGTCGGGGCAGCCCTGGGTGCTGAGTTTTGACCTGGGGAGTGTCGCATCGAGGCAGAGAAGGGTGTTGAGCCACTTTTCCACGCTGTCGCCCTGGGCGTAACGAATGGGTTCGGAGAGGGTGATCTCCTTGAGGGAGCGACCGCCAATACCGGCAGTTTCCTTGGTAGTCTTTCCACTTGCTCTGTCCACCTCGGCAGTGCCAGACCCATTCGGGTTTCCACCAGTCATGGACTGTTCTCTGAGCTGCTTGATCAGCTTGAGCGAAAGCG
The sequence above is a segment of the Podospora pseudoanserina strain CBS 124.78 chromosome 5, whole genome shotgun sequence genome. Coding sequences within it:
- the NAT10 gene encoding N-acetyltransferase 10 (BUSCO:EOG09260ETR; EggNog:ENOG503NU7C; COG:S), producing the protein MTTQKVVDSRIPTLIRNGLQEKKRSFFVVVGDHAKDAIVHLYYIMSSMEVRHNKQVLWTYKNKLLGFTSHRKKRENKIKKEIKRGIREANSEDPFELFISLNDIRYVYYKETEKILGNTYGMLILQDFEAMTPNILARTIETVEGGGLVVLLLKGMNSLKQLYTMSMDVHSRYRTEAHDDVVARFNERFILSLGSCDSCLVIDDELNVLPISGGKGVKALPPPEEDEPLSKTKLELEKIKDSLQDTQPIGSLVKLAKTTDQAKALLTFVDAIAEKTLRNTVTLTAARGRGKSAAMGVAIAAAVAYGYSNIFITSPSPENLKTLFEFVFKGFDALDYKDHADYSIIQSTNPDFNKAIVRVNIHRNHRQTIQYFRPQDAHVLGQAELVVIDEAAAIPLPLVKKLMGPYLVFMASTVSGYEGTGRSLSLKLIKQLREQSMTGGNPNGSGTAEVDRASGKTTKETAGIGGRSLKEITLSEPIRYAQGDSVEKWLNTLLCLDATLPRSKLSTQGCPDPSQCELLHVNRDTLFSFHPVSERFLQQMVALYVASHYKNSPNDLQLMSDAPAHELFVLTGPISEGRLPEPLCVIQVSLEGKISRQSILNSLARGSQPAGDLIPWLVSQQFQDDEFASLSGARVVRIATNPDYVSMGYGSKALELLVNYYEGKFANLSEDDDVTMAQAAPRVTGAELERGSLFDDIKVRDMSELPPLFAKLAERRPEKLDYVGVSYGLTQPLHKFWKRSQFAPVYLRQTANDLTGEHTCVMLRPLQDSNDSTWLGAFANDFHKRFLSLLSYKFREFPSILALTIEESAHAGAELDPSAKAGELSKAELDNVLTPFDHKRLESYSNGLLDYHVVLDLVPTIAHLFFNGKLKDVKLSGLQQAILLAVGLQRKEVDVVADELNLPASQLLAIFIKIMRKIVSHLSSVVSGAIEAEMPDQGRLGVSRENASGVHDDEVVDNKFVPLETSLEDELEEAGDEAAAELRKRQREMIDSLPLDQYEIEDDETVWRDAEKQVLKAAKSGKSGTTVSVKTKTKRKAVEDGGEEKGHSKAKKPKKEKSSKR